The DNA segment AAGCTACGCCGAAGCGATGAAATACATGCTTCGCCAAGATCCAGATGTCGTTCTTCTTGGCGAGATGCGTGATCTCGAAACGATCGAGGCAGCGCTCGTCACTGCGGAAACCGGCCATTTGGTTTTTGCCACCCTCCATACCAACTCTGCGATTGCGACCATCAATCGGTTTGTCAGCGTATTTCCCGCTGAGCAGCAAGAACGCGTACGTGTACAGCTCTCCTTTACTCTTCAGGCAGTCATTTCGCAGCGCCTTTTGCCAGCACTCGGTGGTGGTCGAGTGATCGCGTGTGAATTTTTATTGATGACACCCGGAGTTCGTAACCTCGTGCGAGAGGGAAAGCTTCACCAGATCGAGTCTTTGATGCAAGTGGGACAAGAAAAATCAGGGATGGTGACGATGAATCAGTGCCTCGTGCAGCTGGTGCTTCGCCGTCGCATTGACCTCCGTACTGCGTTTGAAGCGTCGCCAAACCTTGAACAGCTTGAGAAAATGCTCAAGCAGGCAGGTGCATAGTGCCACGATTTACTTTCGAGGCGCGCGACACGCGTGGTCGTGTATTTAAAGGGGAACTAGAAGCGCCAACCGAGAGCGATGCACGTATTAAGCTTCGGGCACAGAAGCTGATGCCGATGAAGCTCTCTCAGGCGGAGCAAAAAGTATCTGGTTTTAAAAAAGTTGGTGGAAAAGGCGTGCCGCTGAAAGAGCTGCAGATTTTCACTCGTCAGCTTTCGACTCTTTTGGGTTCTGGTATTCCTATTTTGCAATCTCTTGAGGTTCTGTCGCAATCGCAAAGAAGTCCGGGGATGCAAGTTGCGCTTAAACAAATGGTACACGACATCAACCAAGGGCGGCGATTTGGTGAAGCGATGGCGGAACATCCGCTAGTATTTGATAAGTTCTTCGTCAACATGGTCAAAGCGGGTGAGGAATCAGGTAACATTGACCAAATTCTCAATCGTTTAGCGGTCTACATTGAAAAAGCCGCGAAGATTCGAAGTCAGGTTAAAGGAGCCTTGGTCTACCCGATTGCGATCTTGGTTGTTGCCGGCGTTGTTGTTGCCGGTCTTCTTGTTTTCGTTATCCCGAAATTCGAAAGTCTGTTTGCCAACTCTGGACAAGAGCTTCCCGGACTCACTCAGATGGTCGTGAGCGCTTCTAAAACCTTCATTGCCTATTGGTGGGCGATCATTGGTGGACTTGGCGGAGGGATTTTTGGTGCGGTAAACTATTATCGTACGGATGACGGTAAAAAAACCGTCGACGCCATTGCCATCGATCTACCTTACATAGGCGATCTGATTCAGAAGTCAGCGGTTGCGCGTTTTACAAGAACTCTTTCAACACTTCTTTCGTCCGGCGTCTCGATCATGGAAGCACTAGAAATTGCGTCAAAGGTTACCGGCAATCACGTCATCGAAAACGCTCTTTTGCGAGCGCGTGAAGCAATCTCGGAAGGTAAGTCGCTAACTGTGCCTCTAGCCAAGGAAAAATATATTCCGCAAATGGTCACCCAGATGATCGGTGTCGGTGAACAGACCGGCGCCATTGACCAAATGTTGAATAAAGTTGCTGATTTTTATGAAGACGAAGTTGATGTTGCCGTTGCGGCACTGACCAGCGTCATGGAGCCACTCTTGATGGTCTTCTTGGGCGGAATCGTCGCCGTGATGGTCATCGCCATGTACCTACCAATCTTCAACATGGCTGGATCCGTCAAGTAAAGGCAGAACAGTAGAAAGGGTTAAGCCGGAATGAGTCGGCAAGAACAGCGCGTAGCACAAGGGTTCGACTTCTCACGAAGTCGAACTCCGATGACCATCATCGCGGCCGTTCGCCTCGGGTTTCACCTATCTATTCTGCTAATTATTCTTGGCTTTCAGGCGCTGCAGCCAGAATTTGTAAACACGGAAGTTTTATTTCCAGTCTATCTTTTGATGGGCGTCGCGTTCTCGATCCACTCGGTCTACTTATTGTTCTTTGATCGCGCATTGAACTCTTGGCCGGTGACTGCTTTCTTATTTTTCTTCGAATCCGCATTCATCACGGGGTTGATTCACTTTACAGGCGTCAACCAATCCATTTTTCTATTTCTCTATTTAGTAAACATCATTCTTTGTGGTTTCGTCTTTCAAAGACGCGGGGCCAACATATTGGCTCTTTGGACTTCTTTTCTCTTCAGCTTTTTGATGATCGTAGGCCCAGAGCTCAAAGGGCAGGCGCTGTTCTTCGCTGTCGGTCTTAACAACGTCGCCTTTTTTGCAGTGGCGGGGCTTGCTGGATATCTTAGCGAACAGCTTGATTTCATGGGGCGATCGCTGGAAGCGCAGGGAAAAGATCTTCGCGCATTAAGAAATCTCCAAGCTATCATCGTGGACAACATGGCGACCGGAATGATTACGGTCGATGAAACTGGAGTTTGCCTTCAAGCTAACCGGGCAGCTTTTGAAATTCTCGACCCTGTACCCCGTGAAATTATCGGTAGAAATTTAGACGTTGTCGTTCCGGGTTCGATGGCTGGGATTCGCGCGACACTGGAAAAAATTGAAGGCGGGGATCGAACTGCGCGCCTCGACTGGATCCATCAGAACCCGATGCAGGGACGTCAAACCCTGGAACTCGTCGTCAGCCGGCTTCCGATGGAAAGCGAGCTCAAGGGCTATATTGTGACCTTCCATGATCTTACGCGGGTTCGCCGCTTAGAGTTCGCTATGCGCCAGAGCGAAAAAATGGCGGCCGTTGGACAACTTGCGGCGGGGATTGCACATGAAATTAGAAACCCCTTGGCGTCCATGAGCGGTTCGCTTCAGCTGCTCGAGTCTGGTTTTACAAGCGAGAGTGCCGAAGAAAAAAAGCTGATGCGGATTGCGCTTCGCGAAATCGACCGACTGAACAATTTGATCACTGAATTTTTGGACTTTGTGAGACCGGAGGTCCTGAAAGAGGATCCGGTCGACATCAACTTGGTTTTGCGAGATGTCTTAGAAATGACGAAACTGAATCAGAGCCTTCGGCAAGAAACTCAACAACTGGTCGAATTGAAATCCACCAAAACGATCCCCGGTCATCGCGATAAACTGAAACAGGCGGTCTTGAACATTGTCATGAATGCCTATCAGGCGATGTCGGACGCGGAGAATCCGGTCATTGAAATTAAATCCGTTGATCGAGAAGATTCTGTCATCGTGACGATTCGCGATCATGGTTGTGGAATTGACGAAGTTGGTTTACGACGGATTTTTGAACCGTTTCATACGACAAAGCCCAGGGGTACAGGTCTAGGTCTGGCTATCACACATAAGATTATTGAAAATCACCAAGGCCGCATTTATGTCGAGAGTACTAAGGGCGTTGGGACCGAGTTTACTTTGGAATTTAAGTTGAAGCCCAACGGAGTTGATAAATTAAGTCTTGCCGATTCTGAGAGGGCAAACGAAGATTTTTCTAAGGCCTTTCGTGGACAGAAGCGAACGGGTCATGGGTAATAAAAAGTCACATGTTCGTTTGTGGAGGTTCTAAGTGAAGCCGCGTATTTTAGTTGTCGATGATGAAGAATCAATTCGCGAGTTTCTGGATATCATGCTCCGCAAAGAGGGCTACGAGGTAACGTGTGTTGAGGATGGCCAAAAAGCCATCGACACGCTAAAAAAGAAATCTTTCGATCTTTTGATTTCCGATCTTCAAATGCCCAATGTGACCGGCATTGAGCTTCTGAAGCACTGTCGCGAGACCTACCCTGACTTGCTATTCATGATGATCACCGCATTTGGAACGGCTGAAAGTGCTGTCGAAGCCATGAAAATGGGCGCGTATGATTACATCACGAAGCCATTTAAAATCGATGAAGTTCGAATCAATATTGCCAACGCGCTTCGCAGTCGTAACCTCGAAGTTGAAAACCGAGTACTTCGCAAAGAGTTGCAAAAAGAATATTCCTTCCAAAACCTGGTGGGAAACTCCGAGGCGATGCACAAGATTTTCGAACTGATTCGAAAAGTGTCAGATTCCCCGACGAACGTCCTGGTAACTGGCGAAAGCGGTACGGGGAAGGAAATGGTCGCAAAGGCCATCCACTATAATTCTCCCCTCAAAGATCGTCCCTTCGTATCGGTGAACTGCGGAGCGATACCGGAAAACCTTGTTGAGAGTGAGCTTTTCGGTCACAAAAAAGGTTCGTTCACGGGTGCCATTTCAGATAAAGACGGCCTGTTCGAAGTTGCAGATGGCGGTACGCTTTTCCTCGACGAGATTGGCGAATTGCCCTTGAGCTCGCAGGTTCGCATACTGCGCGCGATTCAGGAAAAAACTGTCCGAAGAGTTGGCGGCACAGAGGACATCAAAGTCGAAGTGCGTATCATTGCTGCAACTAACCGGGATTTAGAATTCATGGTTCAGCAAGGTACCTTCCGGCAAGATTTGTATTATCGCTTGAACGTCATCAATATCCGTACGCCCGCTTTGCGCGAGCGTCGTGATGACATTCCTCTCCTCGCGTCTCACTTTTTGCAAAAATACAGTGAGCGCTTTAATAAAGCGATTCAGACGATTTCGAAAGAAGCGATGGATCTACTTCGCAAATACGATTTCCCTGGAAACGTCCGCGAACTTGAAAACATCATCGAACGGACGGTTGCGCTTGAATCCGGTGCGACAGTTTTGCCAGAATCCTTACCGCAGTTTGTTAACACCCCATCGGGCCGCAAGATGGTTTCAAGTGATGGAATTGAAATCACAGACGATGGGATCGATCTGCAAAAGGTTCTCGATCAATTGGAGAAAGAACTTTTGGTCAAAGCGATTCACCAAGCCAACGGCGTAAAGAAACGTGCGGCGAAGCTTTTGGGGATCACATTCCGCTCGATGCGCTATCGCGTCGAGAAGTTTAGCTTAGGAAAAGTAGACGACGACGAACTACCCGACGAAGAATAATCCAAAACGCTTATAGCGGTGATCTGTTTGCGTCGCTTCGGCCTCCGGCCTGCGCTGCTTTCGATGCAGTGGCATCGAAAGATTTTTGTATTCGTACCCCTGAGGGTACGCTGAGGCCTTCGGCCTTCCGCGGGTGCGGACGCTTAGCCCTGCGGGCTATCGCGGAAACATTATTTCGGGAGTAGTAGGAGGAGCCAGGCGGTGGCGCCGCCGCCTAGGATTGTGAGCCAGGCTGGCAATATTTTTTTGTAAGTGAGGACGAAGCTGATGGCTGGGAAAAGAAACCAGATCGTTAGACTTATCAAGTGGCGGTTTGCGAGTGGGCTTTGAAGATCGAGATCCATCGCTAAGAGTGCGGCGGGTTCTAGAAGTTTGATCACGCTTGCGACAATCGCTCCGACCACACATGAAATCGCTCCGAAACTAAATCGTCTCCACTGATGGCTCGCCGAGACTCGTCGCCAAAAATGTGGGAACCAAGTCGTCATGTGAATGTACGGAACCAAAAATATTCCAATTGTCGCCGTGATGGCACCAAGAACTCCTCCCGCTTTTGCTCCTATGTACGTGGCCGTGATCACGACAGGGCCTGGAGTGACCTGTCCGAAAGTGAGTGCCTCTAAAAACTCGGCGTGAGTCATCCATTGCAGCTTATCGACAAACTCACTTCCAAGCAGCGGTACGATGGCAAGCCCGCTTCCGAACACCATTGCGCCCGCTTTCAATGATGTAACAAATAGTTCGATATGAACTTCAGACGCAGATAACCCGATCATTCCCGCTGGAACAAGAATCGGCGTTGTCGCAGCAGCGATGAGGGAAATGGAAAAGATTTTTCCCTTCGCTGGTGCCAGCGATAAAAGGCCGCAGAATAAAATCGCAAATGGTTCGAGTGATGGGCGAATTAAAGTGATTAAAAAGCCGAAGGCAACAAATAGAATCCTAGCGATTCGTTCCATTTGTTCTGCGCCGACTTGGTTCCCTGTCAGAGAAAGTCCCTTCGCTAGCGGAATTACACTGGCTAAAATCAATCCCAATGCCGCTGCTTGTAGTCCGATAGTTGCGCTTTGCGTCCATTTCCACAGTGCCCAGGTTTGATAAGTCAGAGCCAAGAAAGTCATCAGAAGAGCTGAAGGGACCACCAGACCTAGGGCTGCGAGTGCTGCACCGACGCGAGGTGCCTGGACGAGCAGGCCGCGTTGATACCCAAGAAACACTGCGGTTTGAAAGGCGACCGGTCCCGGCAACGTTTTTATCGCTGCAAATATTTGCGCGAACTGCGCCTTGGGGATCCAGCGATCTCCGAGGTCAGCTTCCATTTGTGCGACAAGCGCTAGAGGACCACCAAAACCAACGCATCCAAGGCGTAGGAAGTAGAGAGAGATTTCTCGAAGGATCTGACGTTTTTGGTTGGTATCTGCCATAAACTTTCGACGATACTAAGCGTATGTTATCAATAGAACAAGAGCCGATCCGCCTTCCGCCAATTGAAACGGAAGTCGAAGTGTCCGAAGGCAGAAAGATTCGCTTTCGGCGCGAGCACGATGCTTCAACCGCACGGCTTATTGTTCCCCGACGGTTTTTGTTCTTGTGGGACCAGTTAAAAATCGGAGCGTCACTTTACGATTTGTCTCTTCGCTCGAGAGCCAGCGGAAGCAATCATCGGGTCTTTTTAGAGGTGGCAAGTTTTCTTTGCTTTCTTGTGGATAACGATTTGATAGATGATGTACGCCTTGTTCGAATGGCAGACTCTATTCGCGGTGAATATGAATGGCCCGAGGACTTGACGAAGCTCGTTTCCTCGAACTCGGTAATTTCAGTTTGGGCTCGCCGAGGATCGCAAACCAAAGGAACAGAATTTAGTCTCCTGTCGCGCGTCTACGATTCGCTGTTTGCGTTAGCGGCCTTGCTGTCACTTCCAATTTCCGCATTCATTGTTGTGGTACTGATCGACGTCACAAAAAAGACTTCGTTTTTTGAGCCGATTGTTTCTGTCTTTCGTTGGGACCAAGCTGTCCTTGGCCTTATTGCAGGTCTTTTTGTCACGGGAGTCTTTGGTCGCTCTTTAGTAGCGGCGCTTCGAATGGCAGGATCTAAACTAGGAAAAGATGCGGGGGAACTTTCTGTCGCGTGGGATTTGATGGGTCCACATCTTTCCTTTAATGCCCACACCGTCACCGGAGCGCTAAGGCGAGTTTCTGATTTTCTCATTTGTTTTTCTGGAATGATCATTCCAGTTCTAGTGTGGCTTATTTTGCGAAAGGCCGATGCGCTCTCGATTTTTAAAAATCTTTCTCTCGGCCATCTTCTTAGCTCCAGCACACCGCAGATTTTGTTTTTCGCTGCCTCGGCCGGTGTCGCAGCTTTGATAACGCATCCTTCGACGCGAAGTGAACTGACCAAGTCATTAAGAGTTTGGAACCGAACTCCCCTTGTGTGGCGCGAGGACGAGGAACTTCGTGAGGTCGAAACCTTTCATCGGTTAGGTGGAGCCTTGTCGGCCGCTCTGGCCCTGTTGTGCGTTTCGACCCTGATCACTGCGGCTTGGCTGTCGTGGGGACCAGGTGACAGGAGAATAACGTCAGTTATCTGCTTGGCCGGTTTAATTTTGTTTTCGCTGACCTATTTAGAGCCAGTTTTCGGCCACGCTCTTCCTGGAGCATCCACTCGCAATCGCAGGCGGCGACTTTGGGCAACGAAGGTGAGAGTGCTCGCGGTGGCTGCGGCGGATCGCGAGGCATGGGCCCAGCTACCGGTCTTGAGACAGTTGACTCCTCCTATTCGAAATCAGCTGATCAAACTCGCAAGAGTCGTCGAATGCAGGCCGGGCAAAGCAATTTGCCGCCAAGGTTCAAACGATCGCTCTTTGTATATTGTTTTAGAAGGCAAGCTTGGGGTCGCTAAAAGCTTTGATGGTCGAAGGAGAAAAGTGGTTGCTATTCTGACAGGGGGATCCGTTTTTGGCGAGACAGCTTTCTTCTTCGGAATGCCTAGGTCTGCCGATGTCGTCGCAATGGAAGATTGTAAGCTTCTTGAAATTCCGTATGTAACCGCGATGCAAAATTTAGATCTTTCGTCGAGTGAGGAATTCCAATTCCGTGTGTGGCTCTTGCAGGCACTCTCGGGGAACCCCATGCTTAAAGATCTTCCGTCGGAAGCCATGGACACTTTGATTTTCGCTGGCAAACGAAAGCTCTTCAAAGCAGGGCAACCTGTATTTACAGAGGGCGCTCCTGCGGACTCGTGCTACTTCATCGCTCAAGGTCGTGCGAGTGCGGTTCAACACGGAAAAAAAATAAATGAAATGGGAGCGGGCGACGCATTTGGCGAAATCGCTTTGCTTAAGATGGGTTCTCGGCGAACAGCATCGGTGGTAGCGGATAGTGATCTTCTTTGCATGGAACTCGACATAGAAAGTTTTTGGGGCTTGCTAGCTGCGCGCCTTCCGCTGGGTGCTGAAATTGAACGCTTGGCGCTTCGGCGCTTGAATGCTGACGAAGTACGTCGATCAAACGACGCATAACCGCGTTTAGCTAGGCAATTTTGCGTTTAAAGCACACCTATTGATTCCCTCAAGTGGCACTATCGATGCACATCTAGGTCACGATTTGTAACCTGGCACGTAAATGGGAGAGACAAGTGTTCAACGGATTGACACGATTGGCGTGGGGCCTCTGGGCCTGCGTTATAATTTCTTCGACAATATTGGCGTCGACTGGCGTCGCCAATGTTTTCGGCTCGGATCATCGACAGGATTTGTTCCCTGTCCCAAGTCATTTGCAGCCGATCGGAGTGCTTCGTTCCCTTCCGGACGATGGAAACTGGGGCACTGCATTTTTGGTTTCTGAGTGCCATATCGTGACGGCCTTCCACGTTGCGTTTCCCGGTCATAAGCGGCCAGGATTTCGACCAAGTGCAAAGATAAAATCTCGGTTCAATGTCGGGAAAAGTGCCGACATGAAATCGTCCTTTTTTCAGTCAAGCTCAGTGGCAACGCCGGTCAGCTGGGGAAAATTCAGTTCGAAGGATTACCGTGGCCTACTAGGTGATTGGGCGATCTTAGAGCTTGATGATTGTCTTGGACGAATTTACGGAAGCTTGAGCCTTACTCCAAGTCTCCAAAGTCATATGGTTCGAGGCACCCAGATTTCGTTCGCTGCTTTTCCGCGGGACCGCCAGGAAGTCGCCGGAATTTCTTGGGAAGAGCACTGTTCAATCAAAGATTGGGGCCCAGGATCTTTGGTTGGAATCGACTGCGGAGTTCGGGATGGAGCCTCAGGAGGTCCGTTATTGGAGCGTATTGAAGTCCCTGACGGGCTTGGCGGGACGTCCGTGGGCTTTGTTGCGGTAGGAATCGCGATTCGCGAACTACGGCCTCGAGATGGAATAATCGACGAGTATCATCCTAAGTTCCGAAACATTGCACTTCTGTCTGAGGCATTTGATTCGGAACTTAGAGTGGTTTTAAATCGGTTAAAACGAAACTAAAAGCGCTGCATC comes from the Deltaproteobacteria bacterium genome and includes:
- a CDS encoding type II secretion system F family protein, translated to MPRFTFEARDTRGRVFKGELEAPTESDARIKLRAQKLMPMKLSQAEQKVSGFKKVGGKGVPLKELQIFTRQLSTLLGSGIPILQSLEVLSQSQRSPGMQVALKQMVHDINQGRRFGEAMAEHPLVFDKFFVNMVKAGEESGNIDQILNRLAVYIEKAAKIRSQVKGALVYPIAILVVAGVVVAGLLVFVIPKFESLFANSGQELPGLTQMVVSASKTFIAYWWAIIGGLGGGIFGAVNYYRTDDGKKTVDAIAIDLPYIGDLIQKSAVARFTRTLSTLLSSGVSIMEALEIASKVTGNHVIENALLRAREAISEGKSLTVPLAKEKYIPQMVTQMIGVGEQTGAIDQMLNKVADFYEDEVDVAVAALTSVMEPLLMVFLGGIVAVMVIAMYLPIFNMAGSVK
- a CDS encoding PAS domain-containing protein → MSRQEQRVAQGFDFSRSRTPMTIIAAVRLGFHLSILLIILGFQALQPEFVNTEVLFPVYLLMGVAFSIHSVYLLFFDRALNSWPVTAFLFFFESAFITGLIHFTGVNQSIFLFLYLVNIILCGFVFQRRGANILALWTSFLFSFLMIVGPELKGQALFFAVGLNNVAFFAVAGLAGYLSEQLDFMGRSLEAQGKDLRALRNLQAIIVDNMATGMITVDETGVCLQANRAAFEILDPVPREIIGRNLDVVVPGSMAGIRATLEKIEGGDRTARLDWIHQNPMQGRQTLELVVSRLPMESELKGYIVTFHDLTRVRRLEFAMRQSEKMAAVGQLAAGIAHEIRNPLASMSGSLQLLESGFTSESAEEKKLMRIALREIDRLNNLITEFLDFVRPEVLKEDPVDINLVLRDVLEMTKLNQSLRQETQQLVELKSTKTIPGHRDKLKQAVLNIVMNAYQAMSDAENPVIEIKSVDREDSVIVTIRDHGCGIDEVGLRRIFEPFHTTKPRGTGLGLAITHKIIENHQGRIYVESTKGVGTEFTLEFKLKPNGVDKLSLADSERANEDFSKAFRGQKRTGHG
- a CDS encoding sigma-54-dependent Fis family transcriptional regulator → MKPRILVVDDEESIREFLDIMLRKEGYEVTCVEDGQKAIDTLKKKSFDLLISDLQMPNVTGIELLKHCRETYPDLLFMMITAFGTAESAVEAMKMGAYDYITKPFKIDEVRINIANALRSRNLEVENRVLRKELQKEYSFQNLVGNSEAMHKIFELIRKVSDSPTNVLVTGESGTGKEMVAKAIHYNSPLKDRPFVSVNCGAIPENLVESELFGHKKGSFTGAISDKDGLFEVADGGTLFLDEIGELPLSSQVRILRAIQEKTVRRVGGTEDIKVEVRIIAATNRDLEFMVQQGTFRQDLYYRLNVINIRTPALRERRDDIPLLASHFLQKYSERFNKAIQTISKEAMDLLRKYDFPGNVRELENIIERTVALESGATVLPESLPQFVNTPSGRKMVSSDGIEITDDGIDLQKVLDQLEKELLVKAIHQANGVKKRAAKLLGITFRSMRYRVEKFSLGKVDDDELPDEE
- the chrA gene encoding chromate efflux transporter yields the protein MADTNQKRQILREISLYFLRLGCVGFGGPLALVAQMEADLGDRWIPKAQFAQIFAAIKTLPGPVAFQTAVFLGYQRGLLVQAPRVGAALAALGLVVPSALLMTFLALTYQTWALWKWTQSATIGLQAAALGLILASVIPLAKGLSLTGNQVGAEQMERIARILFVAFGFLITLIRPSLEPFAILFCGLLSLAPAKGKIFSISLIAAATTPILVPAGMIGLSASEVHIELFVTSLKAGAMVFGSGLAIVPLLGSEFVDKLQWMTHAEFLEALTFGQVTPGPVVITATYIGAKAGGVLGAITATIGIFLVPYIHMTTWFPHFWRRVSASHQWRRFSFGAISCVVGAIVASVIKLLEPAALLAMDLDLQSPLANRHLISLTIWFLFPAISFVLTYKKILPAWLTILGGGATAWLLLLLPK
- a CDS encoding cyclic nucleotide-binding domain-containing protein — translated: MLSIEQEPIRLPPIETEVEVSEGRKIRFRREHDASTARLIVPRRFLFLWDQLKIGASLYDLSLRSRASGSNHRVFLEVASFLCFLVDNDLIDDVRLVRMADSIRGEYEWPEDLTKLVSSNSVISVWARRGSQTKGTEFSLLSRVYDSLFALAALLSLPISAFIVVVLIDVTKKTSFFEPIVSVFRWDQAVLGLIAGLFVTGVFGRSLVAALRMAGSKLGKDAGELSVAWDLMGPHLSFNAHTVTGALRRVSDFLICFSGMIIPVLVWLILRKADALSIFKNLSLGHLLSSSTPQILFFAASAGVAALITHPSTRSELTKSLRVWNRTPLVWREDEELREVETFHRLGGALSAALALLCVSTLITAAWLSWGPGDRRITSVICLAGLILFSLTYLEPVFGHALPGASTRNRRRRLWATKVRVLAVAAADREAWAQLPVLRQLTPPIRNQLIKLARVVECRPGKAICRQGSNDRSLYIVLEGKLGVAKSFDGRRRKVVAILTGGSVFGETAFFFGMPRSADVVAMEDCKLLEIPYVTAMQNLDLSSSEEFQFRVWLLQALSGNPMLKDLPSEAMDTLIFAGKRKLFKAGQPVFTEGAPADSCYFIAQGRASAVQHGKKINEMGAGDAFGEIALLKMGSRRTASVVADSDLLCMELDIESFWGLLAARLPLGAEIERLALRRLNADEVRRSNDA